Proteins found in one Strix aluco isolate bStrAlu1 chromosome 29, bStrAlu1.hap1, whole genome shotgun sequence genomic segment:
- the LOC141916499 gene encoding butyrophilin subfamily 1 member A1-like, which yields MIQPLSAVQQALITPLQLAEGRGDAQILRCKQDRGTAGTLGGNFQSQVLDEVTRPPAPSGLGRQFNRRELEAPVVWSPTDRQRCWTPSCALQAIQPLWTSICSLEQAGNAGQAQCSHELMIRGVESRLETFRHIQNLLSWSQPPEVLVSRMERQESETLANEMEETSGRADVTLDPDTANPFLILAGDQRGVGRGNEWTLLPNNPERFDTEPCVLGSQGFTTGRHYWEVEVAKGGDWWAVGVAQESVRRKGVLSFAPQEGIWAVGQWFGQYHAFTDPDWTPLHLACLPRAIQVCLDFTDRQVAFADAENEASIFAFCLASCPGERLRPWLWVGMDSWLTLCP from the exons ATGATACAGCCTCTTTCAGCAGTGCAGCAGGCTCTTATCACCCCGCTGCAGCTGGCTGAAGGGAGGGGAGATGCACAGATCCTACGATGCAAACAGGATCGGGGCACTGCAGGAACCTTGGGAGGGAACTTCCAAAGTCAAGTGTTAGATGAGGTCACACGCCCGCCGGCACCTTCAGGGCTTGGGAGGCAATTCAACAGGAGGGAGCTGGAAGCTCCTGTGGTGTGGTCCCCCACAGACAGGCAAAGGTGCTGGACTCCCAGCTGTGCTCTCCAGGCCATCCAGCCCCTCTGGACTTCAATCTGCTCGCTCGAACAAGCTGGAAATGCTGGGCAAGCCCAGTGCAGCCATGAGCTGATGATCAGGGGAGTGGAGAGCAGACTGGAGACCTTCAGACACATCCAGAACCTCCTTTCCTGGAGTCAGCCTCCAG AGGTGTTGGTATCCAGGATGGAGAGACAAGAGAGTGAGACACTGGCCAATGAGATGGAGGAGACGAGTGGAAGAG ctgaTGTGACCCTGGACCCAGACACTGCCAACCCCTTCCTCATCCTGGCTGGCGACCAGCGAGGTGTGGGACGGGGGAATGAGTGGACTTTGCTGCCCAACAACCCCGAGCGGTTCGACACGGAGCCATGCGTGCTGGGCAGCCAGGGCTTCACCACGGGGAGGCACTactgggaggtggaggtggccAAGGGGGGGGACTGGTGGGCTGTGGGGGTGGCCCAGGAGTCTGTCAGGAGGAAGGGGGTCCTCAGTTTTGCCCCCCAGGAGGGGATCTGGGCCGTGGGGCAGTGGTTTGGACAATACCATGCTTTCACTGACCCTGACTGGACCCCCCTGCACCTTGCCTGCCTCCCCAGGGCCATCCAGGTCTGCCTGGACTTTACAGACAGGCAGGTGGCATTTGCTGATGCTGAAAACGAAGCCTCaatctttgctttctgcctgGCTTCATGTCCTGGGGAGAGGCTACGCCCATGGCTCTGGGTGGGGATGGACTCATGGCTCACGTTGTGCCCCTGA